The following proteins are encoded in a genomic region of Primulina huaijiensis isolate GDHJ02 chromosome 3, ASM1229523v2, whole genome shotgun sequence:
- the LOC140973416 gene encoding myosin-9-like isoform X2 translates to MVSAPVTIIVGSHVWVEDAEVAWIDGEVTKITGQELEIQTSKGAKVTANLSKVYPKDEDAPAGGVDDMTKLSYLHEPGVLQNLSSRYQLNEIYTYTGSILIAINPFQRLPHLYNAHMMEQYKGVPLGELSPHVFAIADVAFRAMFNEGKSNSILVSGESGAGKTETTKMLMQYLAYLGGRKGTEGRTVEQQVLESNPVLEAFGNAKTVRNNNSSRFGKFVEIQFDKNRRISGAAIRTYLLERSRVCQVSDPERNYHCFYLLCAAPQEEIEKYKLGHPKTFHYLNQSNCYELVGVSDAREYLATRRAMDVVGISQKEQDAIFRVVAAILHLGNVEFSKGKEIDSSVLKDDKSKFHLQTTAELLMCDLNALEDALLKRVMVTPEEVIKRSLDPDGATVSRDGLAKTIYSRLFDWLVDKINVSIGQDKNSKCLIGVLDIYGFESFKSNSFEQFCINFTNEKLQQHFNQHVFKMEQEEYTKEEIDWSYIEFVDNQDVLDLIEKKPGGIIALLDEACMFPKSTHETLSQKLYQTFKSHKRFIKPKLSRTDFTIAHYAGEVLYQSDQFLDKNKDYVVPEHQDLLSASKCSFVAGLFPPLPEESTKSSNKSSKFSSIGSRFKVQLQQLMETLNSTEPHYIRCVKPNSLLKPAIFENVNIMQQLRCGGVLEAIRISCAGYPTRKTFYEFVNRFALLAPEVLEGNNDEKVACKKILEKMGLTGAQIGKTKVFLRAGQMADLDAHRALKLSNSAKKIQRKIRTHIARKHFVVLQEATIFLQSICRGRLACRLFENLKREAASLKIQTNLRGYLARKSHMKLKCTVIVLQTGMRVMTARNEFRYRRQTKAAIAIQAHWRGHRAFSYYKSLIRASIVTQCRWRGRVAKKELRKLKMASRETGALKEAKDKLEKQVEDLKLRLQLEKRLRTDLEEAKSQEITKLQQSLEDTQSKLNETSALLLKEREAAQRAIEEASSIVIETPVPVEDTAKIEAITAEMEQLKDSLKFERQRADESEKKCAEAKESSEEKTQKLEETEKRVHQLQESLNRMIYSMSGQFSELKMILCASSNFSSTSGFVARDDLDDDTSTSSDTTSTDSDFTFPAPDSTQENFSSFNPGAFQLIVQDLSAAEISGTENWESDREGAFDDFF, encoded by the exons ATGGTG AGTGCACCAGTCACTATCATTGTCGGGTCTCATGTTTGGGTTGAAGATGCAGAAGTTGCTTGGATCGATGGAGAAGTAACAAAAATAACTGGACAAGAACTTGAGATCCAAACTTCTAAAGGGGCAAAG GTTACTGCTAACTTATCGAAAGTATACCCTAAAGATGAAGATGCACCTGCTGGAGGAGTTGATGACATGACCAAGCTATCTTATTTGCATGAACCAGGAGTTTTACAAAACTTGTCCTCAAGATATCAACTCAACGAAATATAT ACTTATACTGGAAGCATCCTTATTGCCATAAATCCTTTTCAAAGACTTCCTCACCTATACAATGCCCACATGATGGAGCAGTACAAGGGAGTTCCACTTGGAGAATTGAGTCCTCATGTATTTGCCATTGCAGATGTTGCTTTCAG GGCAATGTTTAACGAGGGAAAAAGCAACTCGATACTGGTAAGTGGAGAAAGTGGTGCTGGTAAGACTGAAACTACTAAAATGCTTATGCAATACCTTGCCTATTTGGGTGGCCGCAAAGGAACCGAAGGACGGACTGTGGAACAACAAGTTCTTGAG TCAAATCCAGTACTTGAAGCATTTGGAAATGCAAAAACTGTGAGAAATAACAATTCAAG TCGATTTGGAAAGTTTGTTGAAATTCAATTTGATAAGAATCGACGAATATCAGGGGCAGCCATAAGAACGTATCTTCTAGAAAGATCTCGTGTCTGCCAAGTTTCGGACCCTGAACGGAATTATCACTGTTTTTACCTACTTTGTGCAGCACCACAAGAG GAAATTGAGAAGTATAAGCTGGGACACCCAAAGACGTTCCACTATCTTAATCAATCTAATTGCTATGAACTAGTTGGTGTAAGTGATGCTCGTGAATATTTGGCAACTAGAAGGGCCATGGATGTAGTTGGAATAAGTCAAAAAGAGCAG GATGCAATTTTCAGAGTAGTGGCAGCAATTCTCCATCTTGGCAATGTTGAATTTTCTAAGGGAAAAGAGATTGATTCATCAGTTCTCAAGGATGACAAGTCCAAATTTCATCTTCAGACTACGGCAGAGCTTCTCAT GTGTGATCTTAATGCCCTGGAAGATGCATTACTTAAGCGAGTGATGGTCACTCCAGAAGAAGTGATTAAAAGAAGTCTTGATCCTGATGGGGCAACCGTTAGTAGGGATGGATTAGCCAAAACTATATATTCTCGTTTATTTGATTG GTTGGTGGACAAAATAAATGTATCTATTGGGCaagataaaaattcaaaatgccttATTGGTGTTCTTGATATATATggttttgaaagttttaaaaGTAATAG TTTTGAACAGTTTTGCATTAATTTTACCAATGAAAAGCTGCAACAACATTTCAACCAG CACGTTTTCAAAATGGAACAGGAGGAGTATAcaaaagaagagattgactggAGCTACATAGAATTTGTTGACAACCAAGATGTCCTAGATCTTATTGAAAAG AAACCTGGAGGGATCATCGCACTTCTAGATGAGGCCTG TATGTTTCCGAAGTCAACGCACGAAACACTTTCGCAAAAGCTTTATCAGACTTTTAAATCCCACAAACGTTTCATCAAACCAAAATTGTCCCGCACAGATTTCACAATTGCTCATTATGCTGGGGAG GTTCTATACCAATCCGATCAGTTTTTAGATAAAAACAAAGATTATGTTGTTCCTGAACATCAAGACTTGTTGAGTGCGTCCAAATGCTCATTCGTAGCAGGGCTATTTCCTCCACTTCCTGAAGAGTCAACTAAATCCTCAAACAAGTCTTCTAAGTTTTCATCTATTGGTTCACGTTTTAAG GTCCAACTCCAACAATTGATGGAGACACTAAATTCTACAGAACCTCATTACATTAGATGTGTGAAGCCTAATAGTCTTCTCAAGCCTGCTATATTTGAGAATGTCAATATCATGCAGCAACTACGATGTGGT GGTGTGTTAGAAGCAATTAGGATCAGCTGTGCTGGTTACCCCACCCGTAAGACATTTTATGAATTTGTTAATCGATTTGCTCTTCTTGCTCCTGAGGTTTTGGAAGGAAA TAATGACGAAAAGGTAGCGTGCAAAAAGATCTTGGAGAAGATGGGCCTCACTGGGGCTCAG ATAGGAAAAACAAAAGTGTTCCTGAGAGCTGGTCAAATGGCTGATTTAGATGCCCACAGAGCACTGAAACTTAGTAATTCAgcaaaaaaaatacaaagaaaaatTAGAACTCATATTGCAAGGAAGCACTTTGTTGTTCTGCAGGAAGCAACAATCTTTTTGCAGTCCATATGCAGAG GAAGGCTTGCCTGCCgattgtttgaaaatttgaaaagagaGGCCGCTTCTCTTAAAATTCAGACGAATCTGAGAGGATACCTGGCACGAAAGAGCCACATGAAACTCAAATGCACAGTTATTGTGCTGCAGACGGGGATGCGTGTGATGACTGCCCGCAATGAATTTAGATATAGGAGACAAACAAAAGCAGCAATTGCTATACAG GCACACTGGCGTGGTCATAGAGCTTTTTCATATTACAAGAGCCTTATAAGGGCATCAATTGTGACTCAGTGCAGATGGAGAGGAAGGGTTGCTAAGAAAGAACTTCGGAAACTAAAAATG GCATCAAGAGAAACAGGTGCACTTAAAGAAGCAAAGGATAAGCTTGAAAAACAGGTGGAAGACCTAAAATTACGTTTACAACTGGAAAAGCGTTTGCgg ACTGACTTGGAGGAGGCAAAGAGTCAGGAGATAACAAAGTTGCAGCAGTCCTTAGAAGATACACAAAGTAAATTGAATGAAACAAGTGCACTGCTTCTCAAAGAACGTGAGGCTGCTCAGAGAGCTATTGAAGAAGCCTCCTCAATTGTGATAGAAACCCCAGTTCCAGTTGAGGATACAGCAAAGATTGAGGCTATAACTGCAGAAATGGAACAATTAAAG GATTCATTGAAATTTGAAAGACAACGAGCTGATGAATCTGAAAAAAAATGTGCGGAAGCCAAGGAATCGAGTGAGGAGAAGACTCAGAAGTTGGAAGAAACTGAAAAGAGAGTTCATCAACTTCAGGAATCTTTGAACAG GATGATATACAGCATGTCAGGCCAGTTTTCAGAGCTCAAAATGATTTTATGTGCGTCATCCAACTTCAGTTCAACCTCAGGATTTGTTGCTAGAGATGATCTGGATGATGATACTTCCACTTCCTCTGATACCACATCTACCGATTCAGATTTCACCTTCCCAGCCCCTGattcaactcaagaaaacttTTCTTCTTTCAATCCCGGTGCTTTCCAGCTCATAGTTCAGGATCTTTCAGCAGCTGAAATCTCAG GAACCGAAAACTGGGAAAGTGATCGGGAGGGGGCATTCGATGACTTTTTCTGA
- the LOC140972440 gene encoding 11S globulin seed storage protein 2-like translates to MEQFTATSPIKWTALIFKSPIFNHTIRTVWSLTMVPRFLLALSLSLLVSSSFGERTPFQLTEKQQCRLQRITAAQPSQRIRSEGGETELWNERDDQFQCAGVVAMRNILRPNALSLPNFHPYPRLVFIEQGYGYISVTCPVFEMMKAFYLAGGVPKKGQQEGGRFEEETFHNILKEFDTNLLAEAFDMPEEIVRQMQKGGEERGLSVIAQEKMSFIRPDEQEGWGKHEERYDNGLEETYCSMKISTNVESRREADIYSRQAGKLNVADKHKLPILKFLDMSAERGDLFPNALLSPDWSMQGHTIVYVTRGDAQIQISNHNGETLMNDKVNKGDMFVVPQYYVSTARAGESGFEWVAFKTTGWPIRNPLAGYTSVIRGLPLQVITNSYQISPKQAEGLKMNRGGQSFLMSPGRERQF, encoded by the exons ATGGAACAATTCACTGCCACCAGCCCTATAAAATGGACCGCTTTAATCTTCAAATCTCCCATCTTCAACCATACTATACGAACTGTTTGGTCTTTGACAATGGTGCCCAGGTTTCTGCTAGCACTGTCCCTGTCACTTCTGGTTTCATCATCATTTGGCGAGAGAACCCCTTTCCAGCTGACCGAGAAGCAGCAATGCCGTTTGCAGCGCATCACGGCGGCGCAGCCCTCCCAGAGGATCCGTTCTGAAGGCGGAGAGACCGAGTTATGGAACGAAAGAGATGACCAGTTCCAATGTGCTGGAGTAGTTGCCATGAGAAACATCCTCCGGCCTAATGCCCTCTCTTTGCCCAATTTCCATCCATATCCCCGCCTTGTTTTCATCGAGCAAg GTTATGGGTACATAAGTGTAACTTGCCCTG TGTTTGAAATGATGAAGGCGTTTTATTTGGCTGGCGGAGTACCGAAAAAGGGGCAACAAGAAGGAGGCAGATTTGAAGAAGAAACATTCCACAACATTCTCAAGGAATTCGATACAAACCTGTTGGCCGAGGCATTCGATATGCCCGAGGAGATTGTGAGACAGATGCAAAAGGGTGGCGAGGAGCGAGGACTCAGCGTGATTGCCCAAGAAAAGATGAGCTTCATCAGGCCTGATGAACAAGAAGGATGGGGAAAGCATGAAGAACGGTACGATAACGGGCTGGAAGAAACTTACTGCTCCATGAAAATCAGCACAAACGTTGAGAGCCGGAGAGAAGCCGATATATACTCCAGGCAAGCCGGAAAACTAAACGTCGCTGACAAGCATAAGCTTCCTATACTCAAGTTCTTGGACATGAGCGCTGAAAGAGGCGATCTATTCCCG AACGCGTTACTGAGCCCGGATTGGTCCATGCAAGGCCACACAATTGTGTACGTGACCCGAGGCGATGCTCAAATACAAATATCGAACCACAATGGGGAAACCCTGATGAACGACAAGGTTAACAAGGGCGACATGTTCGTGGTTCCTCAGTACTACGTCTCCACAGCACGCGCAGGAGAAAGCGGCTTCGAATGGGTGGCCTTTAAGACAACAGGATGGCCCATTCGCAACCCTCTTGCTGGTTACACCTCCGTGATCAGAGGCTTGCCGCTACAAGTCATAACCAACTCATATCAGATTTCACCGAAACAGGCCGAAGGGTTGAAGATGAATAGAGGCGGACAGAGTTTCTTGATGTCCCCCGGCCGCGAAAGGCAATTTTAG